One window of the Tachypleus tridentatus isolate NWPU-2018 chromosome 10, ASM421037v1, whole genome shotgun sequence genome contains the following:
- the LOC143227868 gene encoding solute carrier family 25 member 36-A-like isoform X1, whose product MLKKKTVNRLSLKQLLKTPILLACLNTTIGGTTGAIVTCPLEVVKTRLQSSVVNFNCHYAPLTLCNVSRKIHGPNHCYLYNLTTLSNSSSVLPKSFFSRVSSCGSSVTSQQTYGIWQCLRHIVENEGARALFRGLGPNLFGVAPSRAVYFCAYSQTKSFCNAHLVPDTPKVHILSAASAGFVSCSLTNPIWLVKTRLQLDQRTSGTVSARTCIQEIYCSEGIRGFYKGLSASYFGISETVIHFVIYEFVKRKLHECSLWRKRNCYDPGAKSSRDFVECMIAGAISKTCASSIAYPHEVVRTRLRQEGNKYRSFLQTLLLVFKEEGHCALYRGLAAQLVRQIPNTAVMMATYEAVVYILYRYPQHMFISMKALEEEKEH is encoded by the exons atgttaaaaaaaaaaacagttaataggtTATCACTTAAACAACTGCTGAAAACACCAATTTTACTTGCCTGTTTAAATACCAC GATTGGTGGAACAACAGGTGCTATTGTAACGTGCCCATTAGAAGTTGTAAAAACACGACTCCAGTCTTCTGTTGTAAACTTCAATTGTCACTATGCACCATTAACTCTGTGCAATGTCTCTCGTAAAATACATGGTCCTAATCACTGTTATCTCTATAATCTAACAACTTTATCAAACTCGTCGTCTGTGCTACCAAAAAGTTTCTTCTCACGGGTTTCCAGCTGTGGTTCTTCAGTTACTAGCCAACAAACGTATGGCATTTGGCAATGTCTCCG ACACATTGTTGAAAACGAAGGTGCTCGGGCACTTTTCAGAGGCTTGGGTCCAAATCTTTTTGGAGTGGCTCCCTCTAg AGCTGTTTACTTCTGTGCATATTCTCAGACAAAGAGTTTTTGCAATGCTCATCTTGTCCCAGATACACCAAAAGTTCACATCTTATCTGCAGCTAGTGCtg gTTTTGTGTCCTGTTCATTGACTAACCCTATTTGGCTGGTAAAAACAAGACTTCAGCTTGATCAAAG GACATCTGGAACTGTCTCGGCAAGAACCTGTATTCAAGAGATTTACTGTTCTGAAGGTATAAGAGGATTTTACAAAGGGCTAAGTGCATCTTACTTTGGTATCTCCGAGACTGTAATTCACTTTGTAATATACGAGTTTGTTAAGAGAAAACTGCACGAGTGCTCCTTATGGAGGAAAAGAAACTGTTATGACCCAGGTGCTAAGTCAAGTAGAGATTTTGTTGAGTGTATGATTGCAGGGGCAATCTCTAAAACCTGTGCATCATCAATAGCATATCCTCATg AGGTAGTGAGAACACGACTTAGGCAAGAAGGAAACAAGTATAGATCCTTCTTACAGACTCTGCTCCTAGTTTTCAAAGAGGAGGGGCACTGTGCTTTATACAGGGGCTTGGCTGCCCAGTTAGTGCGGCAGATTCCAAACACCGCTGTAATGATGGCAACATATGAGGCTGTTGTTTACATTTTGTACAGGTATCCTCAGCATATGTTTATATCCATGAAGGCACTTGAAGAAGAAAAAGAACACTGA
- the LOC143227868 gene encoding solute carrier family 25 member 36-A-like isoform X2 codes for MLNYDTLIHLTAGGIGGTTGAIVTCPLEVVKTRLQSSVVNFNCHYAPLTLCNVSRKIHGPNHCYLYNLTTLSNSSSVLPKSFFSRVSSCGSSVTSQQTYGIWQCLRHIVENEGARALFRGLGPNLFGVAPSRAVYFCAYSQTKSFCNAHLVPDTPKVHILSAASAGFVSCSLTNPIWLVKTRLQLDQRTSGTVSARTCIQEIYCSEGIRGFYKGLSASYFGISETVIHFVIYEFVKRKLHECSLWRKRNCYDPGAKSSRDFVECMIAGAISKTCASSIAYPHEVVRTRLRQEGNKYRSFLQTLLLVFKEEGHCALYRGLAAQLVRQIPNTAVMMATYEAVVYILYRYPQHMFISMKALEEEKEH; via the exons ATGTTAAACTACGATACGTTAATTCATCTTACTGCTGGCGG GATTGGTGGAACAACAGGTGCTATTGTAACGTGCCCATTAGAAGTTGTAAAAACACGACTCCAGTCTTCTGTTGTAAACTTCAATTGTCACTATGCACCATTAACTCTGTGCAATGTCTCTCGTAAAATACATGGTCCTAATCACTGTTATCTCTATAATCTAACAACTTTATCAAACTCGTCGTCTGTGCTACCAAAAAGTTTCTTCTCACGGGTTTCCAGCTGTGGTTCTTCAGTTACTAGCCAACAAACGTATGGCATTTGGCAATGTCTCCG ACACATTGTTGAAAACGAAGGTGCTCGGGCACTTTTCAGAGGCTTGGGTCCAAATCTTTTTGGAGTGGCTCCCTCTAg AGCTGTTTACTTCTGTGCATATTCTCAGACAAAGAGTTTTTGCAATGCTCATCTTGTCCCAGATACACCAAAAGTTCACATCTTATCTGCAGCTAGTGCtg gTTTTGTGTCCTGTTCATTGACTAACCCTATTTGGCTGGTAAAAACAAGACTTCAGCTTGATCAAAG GACATCTGGAACTGTCTCGGCAAGAACCTGTATTCAAGAGATTTACTGTTCTGAAGGTATAAGAGGATTTTACAAAGGGCTAAGTGCATCTTACTTTGGTATCTCCGAGACTGTAATTCACTTTGTAATATACGAGTTTGTTAAGAGAAAACTGCACGAGTGCTCCTTATGGAGGAAAAGAAACTGTTATGACCCAGGTGCTAAGTCAAGTAGAGATTTTGTTGAGTGTATGATTGCAGGGGCAATCTCTAAAACCTGTGCATCATCAATAGCATATCCTCATg AGGTAGTGAGAACACGACTTAGGCAAGAAGGAAACAAGTATAGATCCTTCTTACAGACTCTGCTCCTAGTTTTCAAAGAGGAGGGGCACTGTGCTTTATACAGGGGCTTGGCTGCCCAGTTAGTGCGGCAGATTCCAAACACCGCTGTAATGATGGCAACATATGAGGCTGTTGTTTACATTTTGTACAGGTATCCTCAGCATATGTTTATATCCATGAAGGCACTTGAAGAAGAAAAAGAACACTGA
- the LOC143227867 gene encoding alpha-amylase 1-like isoform X2, giving the protein MGGTCIHAYCVWCVISMSKAVVVLIYFCYFAIQINETNNKYIDVISNEDYEISVHHNMPLLNQEREERCSRVNTSEGQEISTCCTYRSPISDCCNHLNVVDGDTSKEKSSKLSASSNSTPQQRINFRLPGSLYRIQFRFQRWRDVAVRGIRGVRAQTPGPYHDIKAGDRRTVIVHLFEWTWSAVANECEMFLGPAGYAGVQISPPNEHAIVMSPYWNVKVKRPWYERYRPVSYQIVTRSGEDDQFADMVHRCNIAGVRIYVDVVLNHMSSYMDEQISSGGSSFDPKVPWYESVPYGPRHFNSRRKCGTRSGNIENFQDLRNCRLLTLNDLDQSEEYVRAKMVGYMNHLIELGVAGFRIDAAKHMWPRDLHIIFDRLNNLTTEFFLPSTRPFIYQEVIDTGDDPISAGEYTRLGRVTEFNYGILVGQVLLKQRGLKLSHLKTFGQRWGLLPSHHALAFVDNHDNQRGHGSGQQYHVLTFRDGRLYKMGVIFMLAWPYGVTRVMSSYWWDQDIREGQDQNDWIGPPHDTAWNINPPEINPDGTCTNGWICEHRWMEISNMVIFRNVVANEPVLNWWDNGNHQIAFSRGSSGFIIINNDSNDLDRTFFTGLPPGIYCDVISGKITAAGCSGQTVEVNESGMSRIVVSVANDVSVVAIHLQAKLV; this is encoded by the exons ATGGGAGGTACTTGTATTCATGCATATTGCGTTTGGTGTGTTATATCGATGTCGAAAGCTGTTGTGGTTTTAATCTATTTCTGTTATTTTGCTATCCAGATAAATGAgactaataacaaatatatagatGTAATAAGTAATGAAGATTATGAAATCAGTGTACATCATAACATGCCGTTACTGAATCAAGAAAGGGAAGAAAGATGCTCAAGGGTAAACACTTCAGAAGGTCAAGAGATAAGCACGTGTTGTACTTATCGCagt CCAATATCTGATTGTTGTAACCATTTGAATGTGGTTGATGGAGATACTTCAAAAGAGAAATCTTCTAAACTTTCAGCAAGTTCAAACTCTACACCTCAACAAAGAATAAACTTTCGACTGCCTGGTTCTCTCTATAGAATACAATTTCGATTTCAAAGGTGGAGAGATGTAGCAGTACGTGGAATAAGAG GTGTGAGAGCCCAAACTCCTGGACCCTACCATGATATTAAAGCGGGAGATCGAAGAACAGTCATTGTGCACCTGTTTGAATGGACGTGGTCAGCTGTTGCAAATGAATGTGAAATGTTCTTAGGGCCTGCTGGTTATGCAGGTGTTCAG ATATCTCCACCAAATGAGCATGCCATTGTAATGAGTCCCTACTGGAATGTGAAAGTGAAACGTCCTTGGTATGAAAGATATCGTCCAGTAAGTTATCAGATTGTAACTCGAAGTGGCGAAGACGACCAATTTGCTGACATGGTTCATCGTTGTAACATAGCTGGTGTTAG AATCTATGTTGATGTTGTCCTCAATCACATGTCTAGTTATATGGATGAACAGATCAGTTCAGGAGGGAGTTCTTTTGACCCTAAAGTTCCTTGGTATGAAAGTGTTCCTTATGGTCCTCGTCATTTCAATTCCAGGCGGAAGTGTGGTACTCGCAGtggaaatattgaaaactttcaaGAT CTTCGAAACTGTCGTCTGTTAACACTAAATGACCTCGACCAGAGTGAAGAGTATGTTCGAGCCAAAATGGTGGGGTATATGAACCACTTGATTGAGTTAGGAGTAGCAGGTTTTCGGATTGATGCTGCTAAACACATGTGGCCAAGAGACCTTCACATTATTTTTGACAGACTGAACAACTTGACCACTGAATTCTTTCTTCCATCTACTCGACCTTTTATTTATCAGGAAGTTATCGACACAGGAGATGATCCTATATCAGCAGGAGAATACACGAGGCTTGGTCGAGTCACAGAGTTTAACTATGGCATTCTTGTAG GTCAAGTTTTGTTGAAGCAGAGAGGATTAAAATTATCTCATCTAAAGACTTTTGGCCAAAGATGGGGACTTCTACCTTCTCATCATGCTCTAGCATTTGTAGATAATCATGACAACCAACGTGGTCATGGATCCGGACAGCAGTACCACGTGCTGACCTTTCGAGATGGACGGCTATATAAGATGGGGGTGATCTTTATGTTAGCTTGGCCCTATGGTGTTACCCGTGTAATGAGCAGCTATTGGTGGGATCAAGATATTAGAGAGGGTCAAGATCAAAATGACTGGATAGGTCCTCCACATGATACAGCATGGAATATCAATCCTCCAGAGATAAACCCTGATGGAACATGTACAAATGGATGGATCTGTGAGCATAG ATGGATGGAGATATCAAATATggttatttttagaaatgttgtTGCAAATGAACCTGTTTTGAATTGGTGGGATAATGGAAATCATCAAATAGCATTTAGTCGTGGTAGCAGTGGCTTTATAATCATAAACAATGATTCTAATGATTTAGACAGAACGTTTTTTACTGGACTACCACCAGGGATATACTGTGATGTGATTTCTGGAAAAATCACTGCAGCAGGATGCTCTGGTCAAACAGTTGAGGTAAATGAATCTGGAATGTCTCGTATAGTGGTGTCTGTGGCCAACGATGTTTCTGTGGTTGCTATACATCTACAg GCAAAACTTGTATGA
- the LOC143227867 gene encoding alpha-amylase 1-like isoform X1 — protein MGGTCIHAYCVWCVISMSKAVVVLIYFCYFAIQINETNNKYIDVISNEDYEISVHHNMPLLNQEREERCSRVNTSEGQEISTCCTYRSPISDCCNHLNVVDGDTSKEKSSKLSASSNSTPQQRINFRLPGSLYRIQFRFQRWRDVAVRGIRGVRAQTPGPYHDIKAGDRRTVIVHLFEWTWSAVANECEMFLGPAGYAGVQISPPNEHAIVMSPYWNVKVKRPWYERYRPVSYQIVTRSGEDDQFADMVHRCNIAGVRIYVDVVLNHMSSYMDEQISSGGSSFDPKVPWYESVPYGPRHFNSRRKCGTRSGNIENFQDVCQLRNCRLLTLNDLDQSEEYVRAKMVGYMNHLIELGVAGFRIDAAKHMWPRDLHIIFDRLNNLTTEFFLPSTRPFIYQEVIDTGDDPISAGEYTRLGRVTEFNYGILVGQVLLKQRGLKLSHLKTFGQRWGLLPSHHALAFVDNHDNQRGHGSGQQYHVLTFRDGRLYKMGVIFMLAWPYGVTRVMSSYWWDQDIREGQDQNDWIGPPHDTAWNINPPEINPDGTCTNGWICEHRWMEISNMVIFRNVVANEPVLNWWDNGNHQIAFSRGSSGFIIINNDSNDLDRTFFTGLPPGIYCDVISGKITAAGCSGQTVEVNESGMSRIVVSVANDVSVVAIHLQAKLV, from the exons ATGGGAGGTACTTGTATTCATGCATATTGCGTTTGGTGTGTTATATCGATGTCGAAAGCTGTTGTGGTTTTAATCTATTTCTGTTATTTTGCTATCCAGATAAATGAgactaataacaaatatatagatGTAATAAGTAATGAAGATTATGAAATCAGTGTACATCATAACATGCCGTTACTGAATCAAGAAAGGGAAGAAAGATGCTCAAGGGTAAACACTTCAGAAGGTCAAGAGATAAGCACGTGTTGTACTTATCGCagt CCAATATCTGATTGTTGTAACCATTTGAATGTGGTTGATGGAGATACTTCAAAAGAGAAATCTTCTAAACTTTCAGCAAGTTCAAACTCTACACCTCAACAAAGAATAAACTTTCGACTGCCTGGTTCTCTCTATAGAATACAATTTCGATTTCAAAGGTGGAGAGATGTAGCAGTACGTGGAATAAGAG GTGTGAGAGCCCAAACTCCTGGACCCTACCATGATATTAAAGCGGGAGATCGAAGAACAGTCATTGTGCACCTGTTTGAATGGACGTGGTCAGCTGTTGCAAATGAATGTGAAATGTTCTTAGGGCCTGCTGGTTATGCAGGTGTTCAG ATATCTCCACCAAATGAGCATGCCATTGTAATGAGTCCCTACTGGAATGTGAAAGTGAAACGTCCTTGGTATGAAAGATATCGTCCAGTAAGTTATCAGATTGTAACTCGAAGTGGCGAAGACGACCAATTTGCTGACATGGTTCATCGTTGTAACATAGCTGGTGTTAG AATCTATGTTGATGTTGTCCTCAATCACATGTCTAGTTATATGGATGAACAGATCAGTTCAGGAGGGAGTTCTTTTGACCCTAAAGTTCCTTGGTATGAAAGTGTTCCTTATGGTCCTCGTCATTTCAATTCCAGGCGGAAGTGTGGTACTCGCAGtggaaatattgaaaactttcaaGATGTTTGTCAG CTTCGAAACTGTCGTCTGTTAACACTAAATGACCTCGACCAGAGTGAAGAGTATGTTCGAGCCAAAATGGTGGGGTATATGAACCACTTGATTGAGTTAGGAGTAGCAGGTTTTCGGATTGATGCTGCTAAACACATGTGGCCAAGAGACCTTCACATTATTTTTGACAGACTGAACAACTTGACCACTGAATTCTTTCTTCCATCTACTCGACCTTTTATTTATCAGGAAGTTATCGACACAGGAGATGATCCTATATCAGCAGGAGAATACACGAGGCTTGGTCGAGTCACAGAGTTTAACTATGGCATTCTTGTAG GTCAAGTTTTGTTGAAGCAGAGAGGATTAAAATTATCTCATCTAAAGACTTTTGGCCAAAGATGGGGACTTCTACCTTCTCATCATGCTCTAGCATTTGTAGATAATCATGACAACCAACGTGGTCATGGATCCGGACAGCAGTACCACGTGCTGACCTTTCGAGATGGACGGCTATATAAGATGGGGGTGATCTTTATGTTAGCTTGGCCCTATGGTGTTACCCGTGTAATGAGCAGCTATTGGTGGGATCAAGATATTAGAGAGGGTCAAGATCAAAATGACTGGATAGGTCCTCCACATGATACAGCATGGAATATCAATCCTCCAGAGATAAACCCTGATGGAACATGTACAAATGGATGGATCTGTGAGCATAG ATGGATGGAGATATCAAATATggttatttttagaaatgttgtTGCAAATGAACCTGTTTTGAATTGGTGGGATAATGGAAATCATCAAATAGCATTTAGTCGTGGTAGCAGTGGCTTTATAATCATAAACAATGATTCTAATGATTTAGACAGAACGTTTTTTACTGGACTACCACCAGGGATATACTGTGATGTGATTTCTGGAAAAATCACTGCAGCAGGATGCTCTGGTCAAACAGTTGAGGTAAATGAATCTGGAATGTCTCGTATAGTGGTGTCTGTGGCCAACGATGTTTCTGTGGTTGCTATACATCTACAg GCAAAACTTGTATGA